The following proteins come from a genomic window of Tepidiforma thermophila:
- a CDS encoding Fur family transcriptional regulator, with amino-acid sequence MKSTRPTSELLELLASRGLAATTQRVALLAAVLDSHDRHLSAEDLYRELSRELPTLSRATVYNNLAALGNAGLIEKLETPDGSRYGPVARPHVNLVCTACGSIADVLVGDPDLEALIARAASTGGFQARSVSLSVNGLCSACAAAPA; translated from the coding sequence ATGAAGTCCACCCGCCCGACCAGCGAACTGCTCGAGCTCCTCGCCAGCCGTGGCCTCGCCGCCACCACCCAGCGGGTCGCGCTCCTCGCGGCCGTCCTCGATTCGCACGACCGCCACCTCTCCGCCGAAGACCTCTACCGCGAGCTCTCCCGCGAGCTCCCCACCCTGAGCCGCGCCACCGTCTACAACAACCTCGCCGCCCTCGGCAACGCCGGCCTCATCGAAAAGCTCGAAACCCCCGACGGCTCCCGCTACGGGCCCGTCGCCCGTCCCCATGTCAACCTCGTCTGCACCGCCTGCGGCAGCATCGCCGATGTCCTCGTCGGCGACCCCGACCTCGAAGCCCTGATCGCCCGCGCCGCCAGCACCGGCGGCTTCCAGGCGCGCTCCGTCTCGCTCAGCGTCAACGGCCTCTGCAGCGCCTGCGCAGCTGCGCCCGCCTGA
- a CDS encoding beta-ketoacyl synthase N-terminal-like domain-containing protein, with protein sequence MPEEFRPHPGIPRNVVHFLDQGSLLALDAALRALDAAGLGSGAGDARRFAVADGLPYRAPGQGAMFVPYGHLVARTLGVRGPVVTVAGAEASGMAAIVQAARIIARGDADVVIAGAAQALQRPLLEHLQGLSGDRALPFDRGHAGMVAAEGAAYLVIEAEEHARRRGAAVLARVAAAAETFDPLAEPTAVPDANEAGRLMQAILGAAGYLQNQVDLLVSCADGRPAVDVADGFGALRTFGRHAYYADVTATAGSLGQLLAASGPAAVAMAAEAMRRGQVWPIAGLETPVEGLELAFVREAKAVKLDCVLVTSLGTGGVGAGVLLTAP encoded by the coding sequence ATGCCGGAGGAGTTCCGACCGCACCCCGGCATCCCGCGGAACGTGGTGCATTTTCTCGACCAGGGGTCGCTCCTGGCGCTGGATGCGGCGCTGCGCGCGCTCGACGCGGCCGGGCTTGGGAGCGGCGCCGGGGACGCGCGGCGGTTCGCGGTCGCGGACGGGCTTCCGTACCGGGCGCCGGGCCAGGGCGCGATGTTCGTGCCGTACGGGCACCTGGTGGCGCGCACGCTGGGCGTCCGCGGGCCCGTGGTGACGGTGGCGGGCGCGGAGGCGAGCGGGATGGCGGCGATCGTCCAGGCGGCGCGGATCATCGCGCGGGGCGACGCCGACGTGGTCATCGCTGGGGCGGCCCAGGCGCTCCAGCGGCCGCTGCTGGAGCATCTCCAGGGGCTGAGCGGGGATCGCGCCCTGCCGTTCGACCGCGGCCACGCGGGGATGGTGGCAGCGGAGGGCGCTGCCTACCTGGTGATCGAGGCGGAGGAGCACGCGCGACGGCGGGGCGCTGCGGTGCTGGCGCGGGTGGCTGCCGCGGCCGAGACGTTCGACCCGCTGGCAGAGCCGACGGCGGTGCCCGACGCCAACGAAGCGGGACGGCTGATGCAGGCGATTCTCGGGGCGGCGGGCTACCTGCAGAACCAGGTCGACCTGCTGGTTTCGTGCGCGGATGGCCGGCCGGCGGTCGATGTGGCGGATGGTTTCGGGGCGCTGCGGACGTTCGGGCGGCATGCGTACTATGCGGATGTGACGGCGACGGCTGGCTCGCTGGGCCAGCTGCTGGCGGCGAGCGGGCCGGCTGCGGTGGCGATGGCGGCCGAGGCGATGCGGCGGGGGCAGGTCTGGCCGATTGCCGGGCTGGAGACGCCGGTCGAGGGGCTGGAGCTGGCGTTCGTGCGCGAGGCGAAGGCAGTGAAGCTGGACTGCGTGCTGGTCACGTCGCTCGGCACCGGCGGCGTGGGCGCGGGCGTGCTGCTGACGGCGCCCTGA
- a CDS encoding thiolase family protein gives MPAAFIYDATRTPWGKFGGALKEYSASELAALLIRTLVQRNRLDPAAIDNVILGQVLQAGAGQLPSRQALIHAGLPVSTPSTLVNKVCGSGMRAVTLAASLVQLGEADLVVAGGMESMSNVPYYDRDTRWGARMGNRTLVDGMVYDGLWCAFDDVHMANQADDMAARREISREEMDAWSVRSQRRWGAAFEAGHFDREITPVPNRRDPNHVALARDESPRPNSTVERLARIPTVYGTRAITAGNAPGTNDGAAVLLLGSEEAGRRHGLTPLARVVGWAESATRPAEYPIASALALRRLAEKTRLAIDDFDIIEVNEAFACVPLICGQELGWDPERVNRWGGSVAMGHPIGASGARLVLTAAYQLQESGARYAAAAICSGTGQGDAILIERV, from the coding sequence ATGCCTGCCGCCTTCATCTACGATGCGACCCGCACCCCGTGGGGCAAGTTCGGCGGCGCCCTCAAAGAGTACTCCGCAAGCGAACTCGCTGCCCTCCTCATCCGCACGCTCGTCCAGCGCAACCGCCTCGACCCGGCCGCCATCGACAACGTCATCCTCGGCCAGGTCCTCCAGGCCGGCGCCGGCCAGCTCCCCTCCCGCCAGGCCCTCATCCACGCCGGCCTCCCCGTCTCCACGCCCAGCACCCTCGTCAACAAGGTCTGCGGCAGCGGCATGCGCGCCGTCACCCTCGCTGCCTCACTCGTCCAGCTCGGCGAGGCCGACCTCGTCGTCGCCGGCGGCATGGAGTCCATGTCCAACGTCCCCTACTACGACCGCGATACCCGCTGGGGCGCACGCATGGGCAACCGCACCCTTGTCGACGGCATGGTCTACGACGGTCTCTGGTGCGCCTTCGACGATGTCCACATGGCCAACCAGGCCGACGACATGGCCGCCCGCCGCGAAATCTCCCGCGAAGAGATGGACGCATGGTCGGTCCGCAGCCAGCGCCGGTGGGGCGCCGCCTTCGAAGCCGGTCACTTTGACCGCGAAATCACCCCCGTCCCCAACCGCCGCGATCCCAACCACGTCGCCCTCGCCCGCGACGAAAGCCCCCGCCCGAACTCCACCGTCGAGCGCCTCGCCCGCATCCCGACCGTCTACGGCACGCGCGCCATCACCGCCGGCAACGCGCCCGGCACGAACGACGGCGCCGCCGTCCTCCTGCTTGGGTCCGAGGAGGCTGGCCGCCGGCACGGGCTCACCCCGCTCGCCCGGGTTGTCGGCTGGGCCGAATCCGCCACCCGTCCCGCGGAGTACCCCATCGCCTCCGCCCTCGCGCTCCGCCGTCTCGCCGAAAAGACCCGCCTCGCCATCGACGACTTCGACATCATCGAAGTCAACGAAGCCTTCGCCTGCGTTCCCCTGATTTGCGGGCAGGAGCTCGGCTGGGACCCCGAGCGCGTCAACCGCTGGGGCGGCTCCGTCGCCATGGGCCACCCGATCGGCGCCAGCGGCGCCCGCCTCGTCCTCACCGCCGCCTACCAGCTCCAGGAGTCCGGCGCCCGCTACGCCGCCGCCGCCATCTGCTCCGGCACCGGCCAGGGCGACGCAATTCTTATCGAACGGGTCTGA
- a CDS encoding MBL fold metallo-hydrolase, protein MALEIVFLGRTCFRLKGRDGTVLMDPLPPDSGFALGKQEAGIVTLSCADDPRYGDPSVVSGEPKVLDAPGEYEIGGVLVTGTAMRRADGRRTVSFVVEIDGIRVGHLGLPTGTNLAELKDVDILLLPVGGDGSLSAVAAADVMTRIEPKIAIPMHYKVGPETLELEPLEKFLKETGTKPDAQPKLQLTRSQLPADLTVVVLEPRLTG, encoded by the coding sequence GTGGCGCTCGAGATTGTGTTCCTCGGCCGGACGTGCTTTCGCCTGAAGGGGCGGGACGGCACGGTGCTGATGGATCCGCTGCCGCCGGATTCGGGCTTCGCGCTGGGCAAGCAGGAGGCGGGCATTGTGACGCTCAGCTGCGCCGACGACCCGCGCTACGGAGATCCCTCGGTGGTGAGCGGCGAGCCGAAGGTGCTGGACGCGCCGGGCGAGTACGAGATCGGCGGGGTGCTGGTGACGGGCACGGCGATGCGGCGCGCGGACGGGCGCCGGACCGTGAGCTTCGTGGTGGAGATTGACGGCATCCGGGTCGGGCACCTCGGACTGCCGACCGGGACGAACCTCGCCGAGCTGAAGGATGTTGATATCCTGCTGCTCCCGGTGGGGGGCGATGGGTCGCTCTCGGCGGTGGCGGCGGCCGACGTGATGACGCGGATCGAGCCGAAGATCGCCATCCCGATGCACTACAAGGTAGGGCCGGAAACGCTGGAGCTGGAGCCGCTGGAGAAGTTTCTGAAGGAGACGGGGACGAAGCCGGACGCCCAGCCGAAGCTCCAGCTGACGCGCAGCCAGCTGCCTGCCGACCTGACGGTGGTGGTGCTGGAGCCGCGGCTGACAGGCTGA